The following coding sequences are from one Novosphingobium sp. Gsoil 351 window:
- the greA gene encoding transcription elongation factor GreA, whose protein sequence is MASVDRLPMLAEGFERLTAELKLLREERPKIVEAIEEARAHGDLSENAEYHSAKERQGQVEASIGDLEDRISRAQIIDPTSLSGDRIVFGATVTLLDDDDKPIRYQIVGQTEADAKVGRISYNSPLGRALIGRKVDDEIEVTVPSGDRFYVVKKIEFV, encoded by the coding sequence ATGGCGAGTGTTGACCGTCTGCCGATGCTGGCGGAAGGATTCGAAAGGCTCACCGCGGAGCTCAAGCTGCTGCGCGAGGAACGCCCGAAGATCGTCGAGGCGATCGAGGAGGCGCGCGCCCACGGCGATCTTTCCGAGAACGCCGAGTACCATTCGGCCAAGGAGCGTCAGGGCCAGGTCGAAGCCTCGATCGGCGATCTAGAAGACCGCATCAGCCGCGCCCAGATCATCGATCCGACTTCGCTATCGGGTGACCGGATCGTGTTCGGTGCGACCGTGACCTTGCTGGACGACGACGACAAGCCGATCCGCTACCAGATCGTCGGCCAGACGGAGGCTGACGCCAAAGTCGGCCGGATCAGCTACAATTCGCCCCTCGGCCGCGCGCTCATCGGGCGCAAGGTCGACGACGAGATCGAGGTGACGGTGCCTTCGGGCGACCGGTTCTACGTGGTGAAGAAGATCGAATTCGTTTGA
- a CDS encoding phosphotransferase family protein, which produces MRRAGALERGAVATVDWQPIGTGQVGDSARFALTYDQPGAGPATLAGKFPAADPTSRQTAVTHGLYAKEVAFYGELVDGLRIRTPRALAAQISDDGGSFVLLFEDLGPARGGNQLAGCSLADARQAVSQLAGLHAPSWGDTGMTGRPWLAARPGSLEALSQAYPLATQVFAERYAGQLAPELMDICHGLAARIDRWFGRTIAQPCLVHGDYRLDNMLFEIKGGAEPLGVLDWQTLTVGSGLTDLAYFIGAGVGTTLAAHEDELVALYLSTMAANGVRLARDAVWDDYRRGALHGVSTAVFSAAFVERTPRGDAMFLDMARGACQLALKHDSLGAL; this is translated from the coding sequence TTGCGCCGCGCCGGCGCGCTCGAGCGCGGCGCCGTCGCCACGGTCGATTGGCAGCCGATCGGCACCGGCCAGGTCGGGGACAGCGCGCGTTTCGCCCTGACTTACGACCAGCCCGGCGCGGGCCCGGCGACGCTGGCCGGCAAGTTCCCCGCCGCCGACCCGACCAGCCGCCAGACCGCGGTCACTCACGGACTCTATGCCAAGGAGGTCGCGTTCTACGGCGAATTGGTGGATGGCTTGAGGATCCGCACCCCGCGCGCGCTGGCGGCGCAAATCAGCGACGACGGCGGCAGTTTCGTTCTGCTTTTCGAAGATCTCGGACCGGCCCGTGGCGGGAACCAGCTTGCGGGATGCTCGCTGGCCGATGCACGGCAGGCGGTAAGCCAGCTGGCCGGGCTGCACGCGCCAAGTTGGGGCGATACCGGGATGACGGGGCGGCCGTGGCTGGCGGCACGGCCCGGTTCGCTCGAAGCGCTAAGCCAGGCCTATCCCCTTGCCACGCAGGTCTTCGCCGAACGCTACGCCGGCCAGCTCGCCCCCGAACTGATGGACATCTGCCACGGCCTCGCCGCGCGGATCGACCGCTGGTTCGGCCGCACCATCGCCCAGCCGTGCCTGGTCCACGGCGATTACCGCCTCGATAACATGCTGTTCGAGATCAAGGGCGGCGCCGAACCGCTGGGCGTGCTCGATTGGCAGACCCTTACCGTGGGCAGCGGGCTGACCGACCTGGCCTATTTCATCGGCGCCGGGGTGGGGACGACACTGGCCGCCCACGAGGACGAGTTGGTCGCGCTCTATCTCTCGACGATGGCCGCGAATGGGGTCCGGCTGGCGCGCGACGCGGTATGGGACGATTATCGCCGCGGCGCGCTCCACGGGGTATCGACCGCGGTGTTCAGCGCCGCCTTCGTCGAGCGCACCCCGCGCGGCGACGCGATGTTCCTCGACATGGCGCGCGGGGCTTGCCAGCTTGCATTGAAGCACGACAGTCTGGGCGCGCTGTAG
- a CDS encoding DUF4170 domain-containing protein, giving the protein MNKMHLVMGGRVKDPRGLDFVDLEKMDLVGIYPDFASAEEVWRSHAQRTVDDAEMKYVVVHLHRLLEPDMK; this is encoded by the coding sequence ATGAACAAAATGCACCTCGTCATGGGGGGCCGCGTGAAGGATCCGCGCGGCCTCGATTTCGTCGATCTGGAAAAGATGGACCTCGTCGGGATCTATCCCGATTTCGCCAGCGCCGAAGAGGTGTGGCGCAGCCACGCGCAGCGCACGGTCGATGATGCCGAGATGAAATACGTGGTGGTCCACCTGCACCGGTTGCTCGAGCCGGACATGAAGTGA
- the eno gene encoding phosphopyruvate hydratase, with the protein MTAIIDVHARQILDSRGNPTVEVDILLDDGSLGRAAVPSGASTGAHEAVELRDGDKSRYLGKGVTKAIAAVNGEIAEAILGLDAEDQRDLDRAMIDLDGTPNKARLGANAILGVSLATAKAAAAARGLPLYSYVGGVSAHVLPVPMMNIINGGEHADNPIDFQEFMIVPLGAPTLAEGVRWGAEVFHTLKKGLHDKGLATAVGDEGGFAPNLASTRAALDFIMASIEQAGFKPGSEVALALDCAATEFFRDGKYEISGEGLSLSPVAMADYLAALAADYPIVSIEDGMSEDDFEGWKAVTDKLGATVQLVGDDLFVTNPERLRMGIGKGLANSLLVKVNQIGTLSETLEAVSIAQRAGYTAVMSHRSGETEDSTIADLAVATNCGQIKTGSLARSDRLAKYNQLIRIEEELGEAAVYAGAGAFARLG; encoded by the coding sequence ATGACCGCGATCATCGACGTCCACGCCCGCCAGATCCTCGACAGCCGGGGCAACCCCACGGTGGAGGTCGATATCCTGCTCGACGACGGCAGCTTGGGCCGTGCCGCGGTCCCTTCGGGCGCTTCGACCGGCGCGCACGAAGCGGTCGAGCTGCGCGACGGCGACAAGTCCCGCTATCTCGGCAAGGGGGTGACCAAGGCGATCGCCGCGGTCAACGGCGAGATCGCCGAGGCGATCCTCGGGCTCGATGCCGAGGACCAGCGCGACCTCGACCGCGCGATGATCGACCTCGACGGTACCCCCAACAAGGCGCGGCTGGGCGCAAACGCGATCCTGGGTGTAAGCCTGGCCACGGCCAAGGCGGCGGCGGCGGCCCGAGGGCTTCCGCTCTACAGCTATGTCGGCGGGGTTTCCGCGCATGTTCTGCCAGTGCCGATGATGAACATCATCAACGGCGGCGAGCACGCCGACAACCCGATCGATTTCCAGGAGTTCATGATCGTCCCGCTCGGTGCGCCGACGCTGGCCGAAGGCGTGCGCTGGGGCGCGGAAGTGTTCCACACGCTCAAGAAGGGCCTCCACGACAAAGGCCTGGCGACCGCGGTGGGCGACGAGGGCGGCTTTGCCCCCAACCTGGCCAGCACCCGCGCCGCGCTCGATTTCATCATGGCCTCGATCGAACAGGCCGGGTTCAAGCCGGGCAGCGAAGTCGCGCTCGCGCTCGACTGCGCGGCGACCGAGTTCTTCCGGGACGGCAAGTACGAGATCTCGGGCGAGGGCCTGAGCCTGTCACCCGTCGCGATGGCGGACTATCTGGCCGCGCTCGCCGCCGACTACCCGATCGTCTCGATCGAGGACGGGATGAGCGAGGACGATTTCGAGGGCTGGAAGGCGGTCACCGACAAGCTGGGAGCGACCGTCCAACTGGTCGGCGACGACTTGTTCGTGACCAACCCTGAGCGGCTGCGGATGGGGATCGGCAAGGGCCTCGCCAACTCGCTGCTGGTGAAGGTCAACCAGATCGGCACGCTGTCCGAAACGCTCGAGGCGGTGAGCATTGCGCAGCGCGCCGGCTATACCGCAGTCATGAGCCACCGTTCGGGCGAGACCGAGGATTCGACCATCGCCGACCTCGCGGTCGCGACCAACTGCGGCCAGATCAAGACCGGCTCGTTGGCCCGCTCGGACCGGCTGGCCAAGTACAACCAGTTGATCCGGATCGAGGAAGAACTGGGCGAAGCGGCGGTCTATGCCGGGGCGGGGGCGTTCGCACGGCTGGGATGA
- the ribH gene encoding 6,7-dimethyl-8-ribityllumazine synthase — protein sequence MAKFLIVEARFYDHLNDMLIAGAKAALKQAGHEAEVVTVPGALEIPGAIALADEGGGYDGFVAIGVVIRGETYHFEIVAGESARGIMALTMDGVAVGNGILTVENEDQALVRADPAQKDKGGEAAKAAIALLALKQKFA from the coding sequence ATGGCCAAGTTCTTGATCGTGGAAGCGCGCTTCTACGACCACCTCAACGACATGCTGATCGCCGGCGCCAAGGCGGCGCTGAAGCAGGCCGGGCACGAGGCCGAGGTCGTCACCGTGCCCGGTGCGCTGGAAATTCCCGGCGCGATCGCGCTGGCGGACGAGGGCGGCGGTTACGATGGCTTTGTCGCCATCGGCGTCGTCATCCGCGGCGAAACCTATCACTTCGAGATCGTCGCCGGCGAAAGCGCGCGTGGGATCATGGCGTTGACCATGGACGGGGTTGCCGTCGGCAACGGCATCCTCACCGTCGAGAACGAGGATCAGGCGCTGGTCCGCGCCGACCCGGCGCAAAAGGACAAGGGCGGCGAGGCGGCCAAGGCGGCCATTGCGCTGCTCGCGCTAAAGCAGAAGTTCGCGTGA
- a CDS encoding phage holin family protein produces the protein MGDPADDEPDRIPPEAGEDLDAGPLVDRIKDLAVDTRTAIEAELAWQSARAGYVGGQIGGIAGWGGLAVLCAFIALLALAFGAILALAPLIGAAWATLAVVAMLLLVAAISGLVARSRVRRLKATAFKAAPDPAP, from the coding sequence ATGGGTGATCCTGCCGACGACGAACCCGATCGCATTCCGCCGGAAGCGGGGGAGGATCTCGATGCGGGTCCGCTCGTCGATCGGATCAAGGATCTGGCCGTCGATACCCGCACCGCGATCGAGGCCGAGCTCGCCTGGCAAAGCGCGCGCGCGGGGTATGTCGGCGGACAGATCGGCGGCATTGCCGGCTGGGGCGGACTGGCGGTGCTGTGCGCATTCATCGCACTGCTGGCGCTGGCGTTCGGCGCGATACTTGCGCTAGCTCCGCTGATCGGCGCGGCTTGGGCCACGCTGGCCGTGGTGGCGATGTTGCTGCTGGTCGCGGCGATTTCGGGACTGGTGGCGCGCAGCCGGGTGCGGCGGCTCAAGGCGACGGCCTTCAAGGCCGCACCGGACCCGGCGCCATGA
- a CDS encoding aldo/keto reductase, which yields MTEHPAIGGLPLVLGGNVFGWTAKGDDGFAVLDAFYEAGGRMIDTADVYSAWVPGNKGGESEKLIGQWLESRGVRSEMLIHTKTGMMGSKELYEAARVLRSLDESLERLRSETIDLYYAHQDFTDLPIDDIVGAFDGAIKSGKVRALGASKFTAGRLSAALEAAERTGAEPFSVLQNQYNLVERGDFEPDLQALCARHGIPLLPFFGLAAGYLSGKYRDPADLKGDRSYRVKDFMAKGSPVLAALDRVAAETGASLPAIALAWLRAQPHIPAPIASARSPQQLATLIESATLELSREHLDLLTAAAG from the coding sequence GTGACGGAGCATCCGGCGATCGGCGGCCTGCCGCTGGTCTTGGGCGGCAACGTGTTCGGATGGACCGCGAAAGGCGATGACGGCTTCGCCGTGCTCGACGCGTTTTACGAGGCGGGCGGGCGGATGATCGACACCGCCGACGTCTATTCGGCCTGGGTCCCCGGCAACAAGGGCGGCGAATCCGAAAAGCTGATCGGCCAGTGGCTCGAATCGCGCGGGGTTCGCTCCGAAATGCTGATCCACACCAAGACCGGGATGATGGGGAGCAAGGAACTCTACGAGGCGGCGCGCGTGCTGCGCTCGCTCGACGAATCGCTCGAACGCCTGCGCAGCGAAACAATCGATCTGTATTACGCCCATCAGGACTTTACCGACCTGCCGATCGACGACATCGTGGGCGCGTTCGACGGCGCGATCAAATCGGGCAAGGTCCGCGCGCTGGGCGCCTCCAAGTTTACGGCCGGGCGATTGTCCGCCGCGTTGGAGGCGGCTGAGCGAACGGGCGCGGAGCCGTTCAGCGTTTTACAGAACCAGTACAACCTCGTCGAACGAGGCGACTTCGAGCCGGACCTGCAAGCGCTCTGCGCCCGCCACGGCATCCCGTTGCTGCCGTTCTTCGGCCTCGCCGCGGGCTATCTCAGCGGCAAGTACCGCGATCCCGCCGATCTCAAGGGCGACCGCAGCTATCGGGTCAAGGACTTCATGGCCAAGGGTTCGCCCGTGCTCGCCGCGCTCGACCGGGTCGCGGCCGAGACAGGCGCCAGCCTGCCCGCGATCGCGCTGGCGTGGCTGCGCGCCCAGCCGCATATCCCGGCACCGATCGCCAGCGCGCGCTCGCCCCAACAGCTTGCGACGCTGATCGAAAGCGCAACGCTGGAATTGTCGCGCGAACACCTCGATCTGCTGACTGCCGCGGCGGGCTGA
- a CDS encoding M13 family metallopeptidase translates to MNRKTLLAAVLLGATALAGPVACKMAGTDTAAVAPGTEAGIKLASMDKTIKPGDDFNAYANGNWEKTTEIPADRSDTGAHFVAFQETERQQNELLSGILKSSPAAGSNEAKIKDYYTAYMDQAGIDAAGLAPVQGDLARFSSITDKAQLSKVLGEQTRVDVDIFNSTDLRTENLLGLFVTQALTTNEVVPYILQGGLGMPEREYYLSNDPKMVDLRAKYKTYLVDMLTAAGMTDAPARAQRIFDLETKIARAHADQVAVNDFAKNGTLWQRADFATKAPGIDWDAYWAAAGLPQQQTFAAYNPGAISGLSALVASEPLDAWKDWLAFHQINSNWEVLPAKIDNLHFAFYGTALAGTPQQRPRDKRALAALNVDLGDALGKAYVDKYFPASAKATVEGMVGHIKDAFAKRVEGITTLAPETKKEALAKVKTIVVGVGYPDKWRDFSGYNADAKNAYANRIAAVKANTAVQLAKLGKPMDRNEWWMNPQLVNAVNLPVQNALNFPAAILQPPFFDPKADPAYNYGAIGAVIGHEISHSFDSSGALVDSTGKLRTWFTPEDLKNFEKQTKALADQYSAYAPFPDLHLNGEAESGENVADVVGLQAAYDAYRESLGGKEPPVIDGFTGDQRFFIAFAQSWATKMRDEALRGRVATDGHAPGQYRAQTVRNIDAWYTAFDVKPGDKLYLAPDKRVKIWG, encoded by the coding sequence ATGAACCGCAAGACTTTGCTCGCCGCCGTGCTGCTCGGCGCGACCGCCCTCGCCGGACCTGTCGCCTGCAAGATGGCGGGGACCGACACCGCCGCGGTTGCGCCCGGCACCGAGGCCGGGATCAAGCTGGCCTCGATGGACAAGACCATCAAGCCCGGCGACGACTTCAACGCCTATGCCAACGGCAACTGGGAGAAGACCACCGAGATTCCCGCCGACCGTTCGGACACCGGCGCGCACTTCGTCGCGTTCCAGGAGACCGAGCGCCAGCAGAACGAACTGCTCTCGGGCATTCTCAAGAGCTCGCCCGCAGCGGGCAGTAACGAGGCCAAGATCAAGGACTACTATACCGCCTACATGGATCAGGCGGGAATCGACGCGGCCGGCCTCGCGCCCGTCCAGGGCGATCTCGCCCGTTTTTCCTCGATCACCGACAAGGCGCAGCTCTCCAAAGTGCTCGGCGAACAGACCCGGGTGGATGTCGACATCTTCAACTCGACCGACCTGCGCACCGAGAACCTGTTGGGATTGTTCGTCACCCAGGCGCTGACCACAAACGAGGTCGTGCCCTACATCCTCCAGGGCGGCCTGGGCATGCCCGAGCGCGAATACTACCTGTCGAACGATCCAAAGATGGTCGACCTCAGGGCCAAATACAAAACCTACCTCGTCGACATGCTGACCGCGGCGGGGATGACCGACGCACCGGCGCGGGCGCAGCGGATCTTCGATCTCGAGACCAAGATCGCGCGGGCCCACGCCGACCAGGTCGCGGTCAACGATTTCGCCAAGAACGGCACGCTGTGGCAACGCGCCGATTTCGCCACCAAGGCGCCCGGGATCGATTGGGACGCCTATTGGGCCGCCGCCGGGCTTCCCCAGCAGCAGACTTTCGCCGCCTACAATCCCGGCGCGATCTCCGGACTTTCGGCGCTGGTCGCCTCCGAGCCGCTCGACGCGTGGAAGGACTGGCTGGCGTTCCACCAGATCAATTCGAACTGGGAGGTGCTGCCGGCGAAGATCGATAACCTCCACTTCGCGTTCTACGGCACCGCGCTGGCGGGCACCCCGCAGCAGCGCCCGCGCGACAAGCGGGCGCTGGCCGCGCTCAACGTCGATCTCGGCGATGCGCTGGGCAAGGCCTATGTCGACAAGTACTTCCCCGCCTCGGCCAAGGCGACGGTCGAGGGCATGGTCGGCCACATCAAGGACGCCTTCGCCAAGCGGGTGGAGGGGATCACCACGCTCGCGCCCGAAACCAAGAAAGAGGCTTTGGCCAAGGTCAAGACGATTGTCGTCGGGGTGGGCTATCCCGACAAGTGGCGCGATTTCTCAGGCTACAACGCCGATGCGAAGAACGCCTACGCCAACCGCATCGCCGCGGTGAAGGCGAACACGGCGGTGCAGCTCGCCAAGCTCGGCAAGCCGATGGACCGCAACGAATGGTGGATGAACCCGCAACTGGTCAACGCGGTCAACCTGCCGGTGCAGAACGCGCTCAACTTCCCCGCCGCGATTCTCCAGCCGCCTTTCTTCGATCCCAAGGCGGATCCGGCCTACAACTACGGCGCGATCGGCGCGGTAATCGGGCACGAGATCAGCCACAGCTTCGATTCGAGCGGCGCCTTGGTCGATTCGACGGGCAAGCTGCGGACCTGGTTCACCCCGGAGGATCTCAAGAACTTCGAGAAGCAGACGAAGGCGCTGGCCGATCAGTATTCGGCTTACGCCCCGTTCCCCGACCTGCATCTCAACGGCGAAGCCGAATCGGGTGAGAACGTCGCCGACGTGGTCGGACTGCAGGCCGCTTACGATGCCTATCGCGAGTCGCTGGGCGGCAAGGAGCCACCGGTGATCGACGGCTTCACCGGCGACCAGCGCTTCTTCATCGCCTTTGCCCAGAGCTGGGCCACCAAGATGCGCGACGAAGCATTGCGTGGGCGCGTGGCGACCGACGGCCACGCCCCGGGGCAGTACCGCGCGCAGACGGTGCGCAACATCGACGCCTGGTACACCGCGTTCGACGTCAAGCCGGGCGACAAGCTGTACCTGGCGCCGGACAAGCGGGTGAAGATCTGGGGGTGA
- the ribB gene encoding 3,4-dihydroxy-2-butanone-4-phosphate synthase: MSTQLIDRVRRLVTDGGMSRSGLARAAGLHANTLRDLTDDAWNPTADTLGKLERFLFSNDDTPSLVPIEEIIDEARNGRMFILVDDEDRENEGDLIIPAQMATPNAINFMATHGRGLICLALAKARVDQLGLELMSRANGTRHETAFTTSIEAREGVTTGISAADRARTVSVAIDATKGAGDIVTPGHVFPLVAREGGVLVRAGHTEASVDIARLAGLTPAGVICEIMKDDGTMARMDDLLSFARLHDLKIGTIRDLIAYRRKHDHLIERRAEMTFTSRWGGEWRAITFFNKASSSETIALVKGRIDPTVPTLVRMHTMSIFVDVFGEDNERSGLLSHSMEAIAEAGSGVLVLINKPHQGPVTRFIELRAEGKGAGAPEVEELRDYGGGAQILSELGVHDMILLTNTHHTLVGLDGYGLSIVGERPIPGTGGE, from the coding sequence ATGTCTACGCAACTCATCGATCGCGTCCGCCGCCTCGTCACCGACGGCGGAATGTCCCGTTCGGGCCTAGCCCGCGCCGCGGGGCTCCACGCCAACACCCTGCGCGACCTGACTGACGACGCCTGGAACCCCACCGCCGACACCCTCGGCAAGCTGGAACGGTTCCTGTTCTCGAACGACGACACCCCCTCGTTGGTCCCGATCGAGGAGATCATCGACGAGGCGCGCAATGGGCGAATGTTCATCCTGGTCGACGACGAAGACCGCGAGAACGAGGGCGATCTGATCATCCCCGCGCAGATGGCTACCCCCAACGCGATCAACTTCATGGCCACCCACGGCCGCGGGCTGATTTGCCTGGCGCTGGCCAAGGCGCGGGTCGATCAGCTTGGGCTCGAGCTGATGAGCCGCGCCAACGGCACCCGCCACGAGACCGCCTTCACCACCTCGATCGAGGCGCGCGAGGGGGTCACCACCGGCATCTCCGCCGCCGACCGGGCGCGCACCGTGTCGGTCGCGATTGACGCTACCAAGGGCGCCGGCGACATCGTGACCCCAGGCCACGTCTTCCCCCTGGTCGCGCGCGAAGGTGGGGTCCTGGTCCGCGCCGGGCATACCGAGGCGTCGGTCGACATCGCCCGGCTCGCCGGCCTCACCCCCGCGGGGGTGATCTGCGAGATCATGAAGGACGACGGAACGATGGCGCGGATGGACGACCTGCTGTCGTTCGCGAGGCTCCACGATCTCAAGATCGGGACGATCCGCGATCTGATCGCCTATCGCCGAAAGCACGACCACCTGATCGAGCGCCGCGCCGAAATGACCTTCACCAGCCGCTGGGGCGGGGAGTGGCGCGCGATCACCTTCTTCAACAAGGCCAGCAGCAGCGAAACCATCGCACTGGTCAAAGGCAGGATCGACCCGACCGTGCCGACGCTGGTGCGGATGCACACGATGTCGATCTTCGTCGATGTGTTCGGCGAGGATAACGAGCGTTCCGGGCTGCTCTCGCATTCGATGGAGGCGATCGCAGAAGCCGGTTCGGGCGTGCTCGTGCTGATCAACAAGCCTCACCAGGGCCCGGTCACCCGCTTCATCGAACTGCGTGCAGAGGGCAAGGGCGCAGGAGCACCCGAGGTTGAGGAACTGCGCGATTATGGCGGCGGCGCGCAGATCCTATCCGAGCTGGGCGTCCACGACATGATCCTGCTGACCAACACCCACCACACGCTGGTCGGCCTGGATGGGTATGGCCTGTCGATTGTCGGCGAACGTCCAATTCCCGGCACCGGAGGCGAATAA